Proteins co-encoded in one Capsicum annuum cultivar UCD-10X-F1 chromosome 9, UCD10Xv1.1, whole genome shotgun sequence genomic window:
- the LOC107841648 gene encoding auxin-responsive protein SAUR68-like, whose product MERKTMISTKKLIKMARRWQKFAAMQRKRISLTRNGSDADSCSTSSPSIVGKGHFVVYTIDQTRFGIPLEYLENEVIRQLLIISEQEFGLSSAGLITLPCDSSFMDYIISLIKKGVAARDLHKALLLSIPSCCCSISSLQQESQNQQLLVY is encoded by the coding sequence atggaaagaaaaacaATGATCAGTACCAAGAAACTTATCAAAATGGCTAGGAGATGGCAGAAGTTTGCAGCCATGCAGAGGAAGAGGATCTCACTTACAAGAAATGGTAGTGATGCAGACAGTTGTAGTACGTCTTCACCCTCTATAGTCGGAAAAGGTCATTTTGTAGTATATACAATTGATCAAACACGCTTTGGGATTCCCTTGGAGTATCTTGAAAATGAGGTCATCAGGCAACTTCTAATCATATCCGAACAAGAGTTTGGCCTGTCAAGTGCTGGCCTCATTACATTACCCTGCGATTCATCCTTCATGGACTATATAATTTCACTTATCAAAAAAGGTGTAGCTGCAAGAGATCTTCACAAGGCGTTGCTCCTCTCAATTCCTTCATGTTGCTGTTCAATTTCTTCTTTGCAGCAAGAAAGTCAAAACCAGCAACTTCTTGTTTATTGA